In a single window of the Prinia subflava isolate CZ2003 ecotype Zambia chromosome 3, Cam_Psub_1.2, whole genome shotgun sequence genome:
- the ZAR1L gene encoding protein ZAR1-like produces MDSFVCSPFSTYHSFRSSPALGRGWDAAAKQPSWKQSKGGGINPFLGGPFTPLPSDYLDSYRRAQLQALLSQVGPAPRPRRASTKEAAVQVSLRADAAVQCSLGPRTLPPARAFRPAALRAPGRLALYSPAPDHRLFALPDAAPLPETAVPTDETPTADGGEERQEGPAGAALPPRQEPVGTQREEPAAPRQRAAFQFLEQKYGYFHCKDCKTRWESAYVWCISGSNKVYFKQLCRKCQKSFNPYRVEAIQCQICSKTRCSCPQRKRHIDLKRPHRQELCGRCRGKRLSCDSTYSFKYIV; encoded by the exons ATGGACAGCTTTGTCTGTTCTCCCTTCAGCACGTACCACAGCTTCAGGAGCAGCCCGGCGCTCGGCCGCGGCTGGGACGCTGCGGCCAAGCAGCccagctggaagcagagcaAGGGCGGTGGCATCAACCCCTTCCTCGGGGGGCCCTTCACGCCGCTGCCCTCGGACTACCTGGACAGCTACCGGCGGGCACAGCTCCAGGCGCTGCTGTCGCAGGTGGGCCCagcgccgcggccgcggcgggcCAGCACGAAGGAGGCGGCGGTGCAGGTGAGCCTGCGGGCCGACGCGGCCGTGCAGTGCTCGCTGGGGCCGCGCACGCTGCCGCCAGCCCGCGCCTTCAGACCCGCCGCCCTGCGCGCCCCGGGGCGCCTCGCCCTCTACTCACCCGCGCCCGACCACCGCCTCTTCGCGCTGCCCGACGCCGCGCCGCTCCCGGAGACGGCGGTGCCCACCGACGAGACCCCGACGGCGGACGGCGGCGAGGAGCGGCAGGAgggcccggccggggccgcgctgccgccgcgcCAGGAGCCGGTGGGGACGCAGCGGGAGGAGCCCGCGGCTCCCAGGCAGAGAGCTGCCTTCCAG TTCTTGGAGCAGAAGTATGGCTATTTCCACTGCAAAGATTGCAAGACCCGATGGGAGAGTGCTTACGTGTGGTGCATTTCTGGAAGCAACAAG GTGTACTTCAAGCAGCTCTGTCGCAAATGCCAAAAGAGCTTCAATCCCTATCGAGTGGAAGCAATCCAGTGCCAG ATCTGTTCCAAGACTCGTTGTTCTTGCCCTCAGAGGAAGAGACATATTGATCTGAAGAGACCTCACCGCCAAGAACTCTGTGGCCGCTGCAGAGGCAAAAGGCTGTCCTGTGATAGCACTTACAGCTTCAAATACATTGTCTGA